One Candidatus Alcyoniella australis genomic window, TCGCCTCCTGGTTGTCGATCTGGAGAACGTTTGTCAGGTGGTGGAAAACGATCACACCGACTACCACGAGGAAGGTGACCGTCAAGGTCAGCACCAGCACTACGTCTTCCTTGCGGTCGAGTTTGGCCTTGCATTCGTCGCAATAGAATCTTTTGGAAGTTGGGAATATCGACATGGCGCGAGTTACCGCGACCGTGGCTTTTTTACTGCACTTGATGCACTGAGCCATTGCCTCACTCCCAAGTGTGTCTCAGCACATCTAGCAGACTCCCGATATCGCTGTCAATTACACTATCGACGTTCGGATTGGATTGAAGGTCGTTCGCACTGGTGGTAAAGTCCGCATCATGCTGATGAACAAGAGTATTGTTTTAGGAATAACCGGAGGCATCGCGGCCTACAAGGCCTGCGAGCTGATCCGGCTGATCACGCGTAGTGGGGCCACAGTCAGGCCGATTCTCACCCAGAACGGCGCCAAGTTCATCACCAAGCTCAGCGTTCAGACCCTCAGCGGCAACCGCGCCTATAGCGATACTTTCGAGCAGGGAGACGCTTGGGAGATCGGACACATCAGCCTGGCGCAATCCGCCGACGCGATCGTTGTCGCGCCGGCTACGGCCAACGTGCTGGCCAAGGTCTGCGCCGGCGTGTGCGACGATCTACTGACAACCACGATCTGCGCCGCGGACTGTCCGGTGATCTTTGCTCCGGCGATGAACACCAAGATGTGGCTAAACCCGATCGTCCAACGCAACGTACGCACGCTGACCGAATTGGGCTACCTGTTCGTACCGCCGGGCTACGGCGAACTGGCCTGCAAGGATGTTGGCGAAGGTAAGATGGCCGAGCCTGCGCAGATTCTCGAACACATCCGATCGACGCTTTGCGACAAACCGCTGGCGGGCAAACGGCTGCTGATCAGCGCCGGCCCGACCTGCGAGGCCCTGGATCCGGTACGGCATCTGACCAACCGCTCGTCGGGCAAGATGGGCTTTGCGCTGGCTCGCGTGGCTTGGCGCATGGGGGCCCAGGTCGAGTTGATCAGCGGTCCGGTCTGCCTCGATGATCCGGTGGGGGTTAACACCGTGCGCGTTGCTTCCGCCGCGCAAATGCTCGAACAGCTTGAGCAGCGCTTTTCCGAATCCGACATACTGATAATGTCCGCGGCCGTGGCCGACGTGCGGCCCACGCAGGTGGCCGATACCAAGCTTCCCAAATCCGAGCTGCCGCAAGCAATCCCGCTGGAGGCTACGCCGGACATCGTGTCGCTTCTCGCAGCCCGACGTAGGGCGGGGCAGTTGATCGTCGGGTTTGCCGCGGAGACCGATGCGATGTCGCAAAAGGCCCGCGACAAACTTCAGCGCAAGGGCCTGGACATGATCGTGGCCAACGACGTTTCGCGCAGCGACATCGGGTTCGACTCGGAGAACAACGAGGTCACTATCTATATTCGCGACGGCGAGGAACTGCACGTCGAACTC contains:
- the coaBC gene encoding bifunctional phosphopantothenoylcysteine decarboxylase/phosphopantothenate--cysteine ligase CoaBC: MNKSIVLGITGGIAAYKACELIRLITRSGATVRPILTQNGAKFITKLSVQTLSGNRAYSDTFEQGDAWEIGHISLAQSADAIVVAPATANVLAKVCAGVCDDLLTTTICAADCPVIFAPAMNTKMWLNPIVQRNVRTLTELGYLFVPPGYGELACKDVGEGKMAEPAQILEHIRSTLCDKPLAGKRLLISAGPTCEALDPVRHLTNRSSGKMGFALARVAWRMGAQVELISGPVCLDDPVGVNTVRVASAAQMLEQLEQRFSESDILIMSAAVADVRPTQVADTKLPKSELPQAIPLEATPDIVSLLAARRRAGQLIVGFAAETDAMSQKARDKLQRKGLDMIVANDVSRSDIGFDSENNEVTIYIRDGEELHVELSDKERVARAVLSKAAELLGD